In Chloroflexota bacterium, the following are encoded in one genomic region:
- a CDS encoding Rieske 2Fe-2S domain-containing protein: MVLQTESMRGLVDKERGLVSRDIFLSEEIYQQELEQIFARSWLFVGHESQIQQPGDYFLSRMGEEAVIVTRDQNRRVHVFLNSCRHRGNRVCRYDWGNTSAFTCTFHGWTYNLEGKITALPFHDGGYAAMPKEEWGLHEARCAVFEGSIWACWDDDAPDFIDYLGGCELYLSGFLASVDGTPGGAEVLGGVQKWRFPSNWKVPCPDTDRTHGWITHKSVMEVRIGPSGEGRRDTRDRGKMYTVNFPHGHTMSMSLPKEDAEPYKGSWAQTPIVREYLEHAYQERKKRLGRLASIESSPAIFPNMGTQYGQPWIIRIMHPQGPTMTEIWTYFFVDRNAPQEVKETIKDYYSRYTGPAGMTQQDDMENWHWSTEASKGTISKRLPYNYTLFLDEQPLHGPSTFDLPGNFTNILSDENHRVYYQRWAEMMSARSWDDLRLTPVK; this comes from the coding sequence ATGGTGCTACAGACGGAATCGATGCGTGGCCTCGTCGACAAAGAACGGGGCCTCGTCAGCCGGGATATCTTCCTCAGCGAAGAGATCTATCAGCAAGAGCTGGAGCAAATCTTCGCTCGCTCCTGGCTCTTCGTCGGTCATGAGAGCCAGATTCAGCAGCCGGGCGACTATTTCCTCTCCCGCATGGGTGAGGAGGCGGTCATCGTCACGCGCGATCAGAATCGGCGCGTCCACGTCTTCCTCAACTCGTGCCGACACCGCGGCAATCGCGTGTGTCGCTACGACTGGGGAAACACGAGCGCCTTCACGTGCACGTTCCACGGGTGGACCTACAACTTGGAGGGCAAGATCACCGCGCTGCCGTTTCACGACGGCGGATACGCGGCGATGCCCAAAGAGGAGTGGGGGCTGCACGAGGCTCGCTGCGCCGTGTTCGAGGGTTCGATCTGGGCCTGCTGGGACGATGACGCGCCGGACTTCATCGACTACTTGGGCGGCTGCGAGCTGTACCTGAGCGGGTTTCTCGCCTCAGTGGACGGCACGCCCGGCGGCGCCGAAGTGCTGGGCGGAGTTCAGAAGTGGCGGTTTCCATCCAACTGGAAGGTTCCCTGCCCCGATACCGATCGCACCCACGGATGGATCACCCACAAATCGGTCATGGAAGTGCGCATCGGACCGAGCGGCGAAGGGCGCCGGGACACGCGCGACCGCGGCAAGATGTATACGGTGAACTTCCCCCACGGACACACTATGAGCATGAGTCTGCCCAAGGAGGACGCGGAGCCGTACAAAGGCTCGTGGGCGCAGACGCCCATCGTTCGCGAGTACCTCGAGCACGCGTATCAGGAGCGCAAGAAGCGGCTGGGGCGATTGGCCAGCATCGAATCGTCACCGGCCATCTTCCCCAATATGGGCACCCAGTACGGCCAACCGTGGATCATCCGCATCATGCACCCACAGGGGCCCACGATGACCGAGATCTGGACGTATTTCTTCGTCGATCGCAACGCGCCCCAGGAAGTCAAGGAGACGATCAAAGACTATTACAGCCGCTACACCGGGCCAGCAGGCATGACCCAACAGGACGATATGGAGAACTGGCACTGGTCGACCGAAGCGAGCAAGGGGACGATCTCCAAGCGGCTGCCATACAACTACACCCTGTTCCTGGACGAGCAGCCACTGCACGGGCCGTCGACTTTCGACCTGCCCGGCAACTTCACGAACATCCTCAGCGACGAAAACCACCGCGTCTACTACCAGCGGTGGGCCGAAATGATGAGCGCGCGGAGCTGGGACGACCTTCGTCTCACGCCAGTGAAGTGA